aattattttataggtTACACGATTACATTTATCCCGAGATCTGGACAAAAGTAACTCGCCTGAGTGATAGTCGGAGGTTACGTGGCACGGATTTCCGAGTCAATTGTAGTCTGAGTAGCGGAACTTGGGATTTAAGGAATCGTCGAATACATGTTTCAAGGAACGGTGGGACAATGCTCCGATCGGCTCCAATCGATAAACTACAGAATCGATTGCTGACATTCGCGAGTTCAGACCAAAgagaattttggaaaattctgaCTTTTTATTTGGTGACTCTGATTATAGTCTCTACTCTATAGATATAATATCTCCATGGTTCAGACACGTTCAGGTCGCACAGCCGACATGTCCGCCATGGCACCATCTCCGTTAGCCTAAAAGTCCCTTAAACCCTTCCCCCTTCCATCATGTTGGACCCATACTTCCTCGGATAAGATGAACGAGAATCTTGAAAGATGATCGTGGCGACTCACAAGTGCGGATGTCCGCCGAAGGAGAAGCCACCCTGTTCCCCGTGTTGCGCTTCTCGAGAAAGGGCGAAAGGCAAACGTCCAGCTCGTTCGGGATGGCCCGAGAAGCCGGAAATCGAGGTACCAACGTGCTGTCCGATAAAACCCGAAGACACCTCGCCTTACTCGTCGCGAAAAATTCGTTCCGAGATCGTTGACGCCGGGTTGCCTTACAAGGAACTGGAGGCTGTTATCAACGACAATCGATTGGTGATCAGGACGCAAAAGGAACCCGTCAAGGAGGAGTACGAGCCTCCTTGCGACTGCGTCGAGGATCCACGACCCGGGAGAACGAGCGTGGACAGAACGGAGCAGAAGCAGAGTTCCGGGAATCGTACCGTGACTTTGTATCCTCGAGCGCACTCGTTGGACGAAAGTTTGAACTCTGACGAGGAGACTGACGAGGAAAGCGAAACAGCCAAGGTCAGATCGACGCTTGTCGAGGAGAATCCGAACATATTTCTGCTGAGGGTGAAGAAAAGAAGTAGACGCGGTCAAAATATCGACCTCGAGTTCAGGATACCGCGACCCTGGtcgacgaagaaacgattCAAGTACTGCAAGGATGTGTACAGGCCACCAGTGGACGAAGAAACAAAGATGGCGGTCAGTGAGGTTTCCGTGGACGCGGGGAACAGACAGGGAAAGGCAAGGGAGACAGAGAAGGGAAAATCTATTTCTTTCGagacgaagaggaagaggaagtgAACGCTTTTATACCACTGAATGTTAATCGGTACCATCGAACCATGTTTTTTTATACCACTGAACAGCAATAAATACCGTCACCGATTATACCGAAGTTTTGCGAAAAGTAAACAATGCTTGAGAGAGATAGATACTTGTTGCTGTTAAAGCAAGTCGTATTAGTCGCTTATCTGCTAACACGTTAAAATACTTTTGCTCGATTCTAAGTCCGACACCGATTTACACCTGTCTCGAACGAGATCCTTCGCGTTATTGTTCAGACCGGTACTTCAACACCGAGTgcttgtaaaaaattaaagaatagaattaattatctaGCCACGTCGAATTGCGTTTCAGAAGCTTTcaggattttaaaaaaaaaaacacgtccAGGCTCCATTCAAGCAATTTGCCTCGAACCAGGTATATCCTGTAGGATCAATGTGATTTAACTTCCTTACCGAACGATGCGACAGGTGCTCAACGCGCCCCTTTCTGGGCGTGGGCACCTTAACACTCGACCATTGATCTATCTCGAGGTGAATGGATTTTGAGAAGCTAGCTAACGGTCCTGGACCGCTATTCGTTTCGCTCTGGCTCCTTTCTATCGATTATGATACATGATTTGTCTCGAGATTACGTCAATTAATACACGTAATTTACAATAGGAAATAGGAAAACGAAGATGGGCTGCAGTGTACGCTCTGTGTTTATCAatgaagtttgtctaaattaaattgtcaggtttgatgttaccaaataaattttctcgtTATAGATACACACgcatgtaaaatttatttatgtgcatatttattatagaaaatttgtacatgCGTATGTATCTATAAcgagaaaatttgtttggaaacatcaaacctgtcgtttaatttagacaaacttctttggtaaacacagagggtacgaatatttctgtgaatgtATGGGATCCTCGCGACTCTTTTTTCCCCGTGCGCGTCGAACGAACGAGACCAGCGGCGAAGAAAGAGATCTCGAAAAACCTCCGAAGCGATTCTCACGACCGAAAGTCAGGAGTCAGGTGCGCGGATGAATGGCACTATGCATCGATCCCCCATTCACCGGTTTCCTCGGGAACGGGGCCACCCGCCCACCGGGGCCCCATTTTTTCATGTCAgggaattaagaaaaaaaaggagcaaGGAAAAACGAAATACCAAGAGCATCGAAAGGACGAGAGGagacgatatttcagcgacGTGCGTGTAACCTGGGTGTTGTCTCGGTTCCAGGACACTCGGAGACTCCGGTGTCGTGGGAGGGCTCGAGTCCTTCGTCCGTATAACGATGATCCGTGAAcggagaaaaatgtaattccaGGTTTACAAAGGGCGATCATGGGCGTCGCTGGACGACGTCCATTGTCGAGTCGTGTAATAGACGAGCAACGTCGATCGCAGGTAGAATCGATGTTTGTTCTCTCTCGCCAGAATTAATGATTGGGATTTTACCGGTGGGTTCCTTTAGGAATCGTTCGTTGTTTGGTAACGAATAGACGTAGGCGAGTGTTCGTGCAACGGCATGCTTCGGATGCCTGTACGTAACGTTGTTAAATAAAGCGTCGAATGCGAGGCAGACTCAGATAGCGCATAGCGAGTAAATATAAGActtcatattatattatatacacagAGATATtcaagaaacagaaaataatttagatacCGACTGTTTTAGATAATCTAGACTGACTAAATTCGTGTTCTGCGCGTCAATAACGACCGAAACAGTCCCGACAAAGTCCCAGGCGAGCTGGGACGTAACACGTACGAAAATATCTGGCCCTGATACGTCTCCATGGGCGACTCTCGTGGAAACGGCGTCGTCCCCTGGTCTTCTCCATTGAAAGTTGCGAAGCTACGAAATGTCCTGATATTCGAGGAGGTCGCATAGAACGGGAGGACAATTCCAGTGCGCGGTATCGTGAGCGATCCATATATCAGAAAGTCAACGCGCCCCGGGTGTGCGTTGCGTCCCGGTGAGCGCGAGAACGCTCGTCGTCGCGCACCTGAAGAGTCCCTAGAGGAGCCCCTTCTCGACGAGAAACGAGGGACAGCTATTAGGGACTAAACGCTTTTTAAACGGGGCCAGGTCCATAGGCTTGCGTATCGAGTGTTGGAGATGCAACAATGACGTGGGCAAACATTCCGATATACAGGACCACCCGTGGCGCGCGCGTCTCTTGGTCCCGAGGACGCCTTGCAACGTAGTCCTTCGCAGGTAACTGCGACGGGGACCGTCTCGAGGCGGTGGTGGAATCGTTGTTGAAATTGTTggttattattcgattaaacagGTAATTGTTGCTAGTTGGGGACATCGATGCTTTACTTTCTGAAGGGCGAGTTTAGCCTTGATCCTTCGTTTATGGTTGGCGTTGTTCGTAAGCTACCgaatttttgtcgaatttaCAAGGGAACGAAGCAGCGGCCCCCATCGATCGTAAACGCTATTACTCGACAACATTTCTCGAAAAGATCGTATTCTCGCGTTCGGCGTCCCGTGGACCGTTCGATTATCAAAAGGAACGCGTGAATTCGAGGGAACAGGAAGAACACCCGGCGCGAAGACACCATTACTGCCATCGTGACACAAACGTTCGCGccaacaattcatttttacgtcAGCGAGGCGGCGACGAGTCCTCCGTCACGAAGAACTCTTTCTTTGTGACTACCGTGACGAGGCGACGGCTGTGCAACCTGTTTGTTTTAGGATCGACTGCAAAGAACAGCAGGGGCTGCTACACGCCTTCCGGAATCCCGGCCACCTAGACGTTAAAGCGACCAGCGCCAGTGTAATCCGAGATTAAGGAGCCCGTGGATCGCTGTAATCCCAGGCACGTTTAAGGGATCGTTTAAACCTGGCCGTAGAATGGAAGCCACCCCTTGTATTCGGATAAGGAGAAAGGCAACTTGTACTTGCTGGAAGGGTGGTCGGAAGGGGTGGAAAGTCTCGAATGGAATCTAAACGGTCCACCTAAATTGTGTATGTTAAATACTATGTAAAATACTATACTTAGTGTTTTTATGTaaggcgtaatttttttacattatttttagttattcgagtctataaatataagaatatagaaaattgtCTCGCGAATAATGTCTTAATATTTAAGGGAAGTATTGTTTCCTCCGAATTGAAAATTCCTTCGATCTTCCCTGTACAACCTTaatactaattgtaagtaagaAAAGTTGAACGGGAGAACATATTGTCGTACATGTTAATATGGTATGTAGTGACATTTTATCCTATATGATAATAAACGGAGAGTATTGTTTTGTTAAAGATTATACTTTTTCATAAGGAAGCGAAATGCgttgagagagagagagagagagagagagagagagagagagagagagagagagagagagagagaNNNNNNNNNNagagagagagagagagagagagagagagagagagagagagagagagacgtcCGGGAGGCCACTGTGTCATATATCTGCGGATCCGTAGGGGGGTGTCAACGAGCTCGAACGAATATCCCAGCGGGTTGCCTCTGCCCAGGGATGCTACCGAAAATCTCCGTGTCCAAGTGTGAAAATCTAACGCACTTAATCCTAAGCTGTCTGGCTTTCCCCAGTTTTTACTGCACCAGTTATCGTGCTCTTGTACTAATTATTGAAACGCTATATCTCGATCGAACGTCCTGGTCACGAATGAACAACAAAAGATTCGAGCGAGATAGCGAAAAAGtcagtaaaaataaagttaagtGTTCTCGTCGGGAATTAAGTAACTCGTGGAggctataataaatattctattatagcCAATTTCTATTACAATAGGATGAGATTAAAAAATCGGCGCGATGTCTGCCAGGGGAATTAATTGAAgtcgagtttttttttctcggggCCACCCCTCGTGACTTCCAACCCTGAAATCGACCGAAACATTTATGTACGCGGCCACGAGCTGTCCCGCAAGAACGTATTGTAATCTaaagcgagaaaaaaaatcggaTGAAGGGCAGAGATAGTCTCGCACGCGGTAAACGTCCCTTCCGGAGTGCAAAAGGGCGCAACCCTCGTCCCCTCCCCGTCCTGACAACCAGCCCTTCCCTGACACTCGCTTCGTAACAAGGGAAGGGGGTTCCCTATTTCTTTCATGGGGGGTTGCAGAGGCTTCTGGTTGACGCCATCTTGGATTTAATTGACAGGAAAATGGTGGTGGCTCTCGACGGTACAaaactacaaatatttttaaacaaattacgaAGATTCCGTAGTTTAATATGTAACCCataaagtaatcaaaattttcctTATATCGTAAGGGATGCGTGTGCGTTTTTCGACTGTTTTCGAATTGGTTTATTTATCAAGGGAGAAGGAACTCTTCATCGAAAACAACGCGATGTATCGGTGTGAAAAAtagataacaatttattcgtcaGTTATGTTATAATCTCCGCGCCAGCTGCgcgtgtaaataaatatataaatatataaacatctGATATtcgatacaatatttacattttaaaaaatattcaacgtgACTAGTATAAAGACACCGGTCGTGGCTCGCAAATACGGAATAGAAATATCACATAGTATCAAAAATACAATTCTCTTCGACGATGACCTTTCGTCGAATGAACAGCCACTACAACAAGGCAATCGCGCGATGATTATCAATTTGTACGATAATCTCTGATGGGATATATCAAAAATCTGGTATAcgatatacaaaaatactaTAACATCGAGTCATTCGTTCTTCGCGTATTGTCGTCACGAGCACGCGTACGTAAATGGCattatttaatcgatatttGTGTTAATAGTCGAATCATAGAATAAAACATTGTTTCGTGTTCATTTTTGAACATGTTCACTCGTCATTTTTCACTCGTGTTCTGTTAATCGACTAAAAATTCTGCCCTGTTACGCGCCCCCCAACCATGTAAAGTGAATTGGAGGGATTCTCGTTGTGGAATAACCTAATCTTACAAAAATAACTGCGATCTAGTCGTCGATGTCTTGTCACATCGGGTGATAGACGTACGGAGGGAAAGCGTGCCCTCGCGGTAGCGCGTGTCCCAGTGCGAAAGCTCCCAGAGCCATGCGATAAGGGTCTCGACTCTCGTGCGTCCTCATGTGCTTCTTCAGGTGGTCCTTCCTACCGAAGCATTTCCCGCAGACGACGCAGGCGTGAGGTCTTAGCCCAGTGTGGATCCTCTTGTGTCTCGTCAGCTCCTCGTTTCTGGTGAACGACTTCCCGCAACCCTCCGCGTCGCATTTGAAGGGTCTCTCGCCTGCAaccaaaacaatttcattgcCGGATGTGCGTATTTGGGGTCAGTCTGATAGATATTCGTACCAATTGCAATTGAATGAAGTGCAATTAATAagtgaacaaaaaataattctgaaagttgaacaacaaagaaaacgaatttaaatgaaactcgtGAATTTCGATGGAGTTACAAAAATCGATACCAATAGTCTAAGATAATATTCGATcctagtagaaattttcaagaatatttgtctggcagtcagCTCGTTAAACGATATCCCCTGAATGTAATCAGATACCTCTGCAAAGAAACATTTCCTCGATAAACAAATCTATTTAGACTCGTCCAAAATTGTCGGTTAAGCTCGTCGTACGGgacgcgaataaaattgtacataattCGAGCGTGTCTTACCAGTATGTATGCGAACGTGTCCTTTCAGCTGGCCGTTATTGCTGAACGCGACGTCGCAGTGCTCGCACCTGAACTTCTTCGGTCGCAGTTTCTTCATTTGCTTGGCGACCGCGTCCTGCCTGTGGATCAGTTCGACTGCTTGCTCCATCGAGGGAGAGTACAACTCCTGAGGGAGATGTGGAACACCGGGAAACCCGTAGAAGAACGGCTGTCCAGTCGTCGCGATCGTTGAGGCTTGGATGTTCGCCTCGACGTTCATTGGCACCATCATAGAACCACCGCACAGAGGGACGAGCATGTTCGTGTGCTGAAGTGCCATTTTCTGGAGGCATTCCATCGTGTACTCGGTCGATGGAATCGAACGACCGCCGACTTCCGGACCTGGAACCCCTGGCATCTCCAGATCCTTCCGAATCATGGAGGTCACCGAGAAGCTGGTGGTCGAGCCGATGGCGAAGTTGTCCAGCGCATCCAAACTGTTCCTGGTGAGCACATCCCCGCTGCTGGCCGAACACGATCCTCTGGACGTTTCTCCAGGCGATTCACTGCGTCGTCGCGAACATTCGACACCGCACGATGTAACTTCGTTTCCTGACAAACTATTCGCGCTGCTTTCTTCGTATATCGACAAAGCATCGTTCCCTTCTTCCTTTACTGCTCGCTCGCTGGTCCTCTCGTCGTTCGCGCGAGTCGCGCTCGTGGTAGGATCGATGTTTGCTATATCGTCGACGTTGACGTTCCAGGGCCTGAAGAATTTCGCGCTGCGCGGCTCGCACATGGTGGTTCCCTCGAAGAACTCACGCGAGGACTCTTATGGAAACGTAAGCTTTTCGAAGACGATCGAACTCGAGGTTCCGTGGCTCGTTCTCTCGTCTTTAACGCACGTGGTTTTTCGCAAGGGGCTCGAGGAGTAGCATCGGCACGAATATTCAAAGACGACTGTTACACTGACGGGTCACAACCCCCGGTTATATACCAGTGAAGGTTCCCACCCCCTATTTGGGATTGGTCCGTTCGGAGGCGAAGGTAGCCCTGAAGAAGGAGTGTGTCGAACTACCCTACTGTAGTAAGGCAAAGATGGGCTTTGGGTAGGCCTATCGAGGGCTTGCTGAGCGATACGCGTCCCCTTTTGTCGAGAATTAATCGCTCCCCGCTGCTATGGGGTGCGCTCGCTATTGTCGCCAGGGTTGTTGGGTCGAGGAGCTGAGAGAAAGGGAGGACAGCGAGGACGACGACGGAGGATGATCTAGATGGGAGAAACGAAGCTCGAAACACACGGAATCGAGTAATTGCGACCTCCATCGGACCCACCTAGCCATCGccatttttacaaattctattCGCGACGACACTGTACATCTTGTTACAATCATTgactcgattcgattcgtttGACGTTACGACAATCGGTAACAAACAGAACGCTCTCGTGGTTGGACAAGGAGgattcttaaccctttgaactcgaggaatttttttctgatatctaccagcaactcgagatgctttcttagcattctattgccacgaatgctaagattatatcgACTTCTcgaatgagatctctaatttgagatttga
This portion of the Hylaeus volcanicus isolate JK05 chromosome 4, UHH_iyHylVolc1.0_haploid, whole genome shotgun sequence genome encodes:
- the LOC128875509 gene encoding uncharacterized protein LOC128875509, with protein sequence MIVATHKCGCPPKEKPPCSPCCASRERAKGKRPARSGWPEKPEIEVPTCCPIKPEDTSPYSSRKIRSEIVDAGLPYKELEAVINDNRLVIRTQKEPVKEEYEPPCDCVEDPRPGRTSVDRTEQKQSSGNRTVTLYPRAHSLDESLNSDEETDEESETAKVRSTLVEENPNIFLLRVKKRSRRGQNIDLEFRIPRPWSTKKRFKYCKDVYRPPVDEETKMAVSEVSVDAGNRQGKARETEKGKSISFETKRKRK
- the LOC128875510 gene encoding zinc finger protein mnm-2-like encodes the protein MCEPRSAKFFRPWNVNVDDIANIDPTTSATRANDERTSERAVKEEGNDALSIYEESSANSLSGNEVTSCGVECSRRRSESPGETSRGSCSASSGDVLTRNSLDALDNFAIGSTTSFSVTSMIRKDLEMPGVPGPEVGGRSIPSTEYTMECLQKMALQHTNMLVPLCGGSMMVPMNVEANIQASTIATTGQPFFYGFPGVPHLPQELYSPSMEQAVELIHRQDAVAKQMKKLRPKKFRCEHCDVAFSNNGQLKGHVRIHTGERPFKCDAEGCGKSFTRNEELTRHKRIHTGLRPHACVVCGKCFGRKDHLKKHMRTHESRDPYRMALGAFALGHALPRGHAFPPYVYHPM